A genomic segment from Glycine max cultivar Williams 82 chromosome 1, Glycine_max_v4.0, whole genome shotgun sequence encodes:
- the SPX1 gene encoding SPX domain-containing protein 3 translates to MKFGKRLKQQIQESLPEWRDKYLSYKELKKLVRLISAAPPTLLNGSLEFGKTEAEFVYLLNNEIDKFNGFFMEKEEDFIIRHMEVQQRIQRVVDLWGPNGSQPSEEDYKEEMAKIRKAIVDFHGEMVLLVNYSNINYTGLAKILKKYDKRTGGLLRLPFIQKVLEQPFFTTDLISKLVKECESIIDAVFPAEEEAERAKEAKEAITVAGKGIFRNTVAALLTLQEIRKGSSTESPFSLPPLNLPDSDLIQSIQLNAAVPIV, encoded by the exons ATGAAGTTTGGGAAGAGACTCAAGCAACAAATTCAGGAATCGTTGCCGGAGTGGAGGGACAAGTATTTGTCGTACAAGGAATTGAAGAAACTTGTACGGCTCATATCGGCGGCGCCGCCTACCTTGTTGAATGGGTCGTTGGAATTTGGCAAGACGGAGGCTGAGTTTGTGTACTTGTTGAACAATGAAATAGACAAGTTCAATGGGTTCTTCATGGAGAAAGAGGAGGACTTCATTATTCGCCACATG GAAGTACAACAGAGAATCCAGAGAGTAGTTGATTTGTGGGGACCAAATGGAAGTCAACCTTCTGAAGAGGATTATAAAGAGGAGATGGCGAAAATCAGAAAAGCTATTGTTGATTTCCATGGTGAAATGGTTCTCTTAGTCAACTACAGCAACATCAATTACacag GGTTGGCAAAAATTCTGAAGAAATACGACAAGAGGACAGGGGGGCTTCTGCGTTTGCCGTTCATCCAGAAAGTGTTGGAGCAGCCCTTTTTCACAACAGATTTGATTTCAAAGCTCGTGAAGGAGTGCGAGAGCATAATTGATGCAGTGTTCCCGGCCGAGGAAGAAGCTGAAAGAGCAAAGGAAGCAAAAGAGGCGATAACTGTGGCAGGAAAAGGGATTTTCAGAAACACGGTTGCAGCTTTGCTTACACTGCAAGAAATCAGAAAAGGTAGCTCCACAGAGAGCCCTTTTTCTCTGCCTCCACTCAATTTGCCGGACTCTGATCTCATCCAATCAATACAGCTCAATGCTGCAGTTCCTATTGTCTAG